The window ATCTTGGCTACGCCGCTTCGGGCGCATACTTTCCCTGAAGAGGAAAAAATTTATTCTGAACAACCTGAACATCATTCCATCCAATACGGCCAAAAAAACGTACAATTGTGAACGTACACGATACATCTGAAGACGATGAGAAGTAAGAGGAGCGATCACAcgattactgtgctgtgccgccATCTGCTGGTCACAACACACCAGGAAAGTGAACTTAGATGATAGAAGGGCTTGTGCTTGGTAAGGAGGAAGGAAGCCACAAGACTGATCCAAACCTCAAATTATCAGCGGGTGGGGGGGTGGGTTGCATTGGGTTGTCACAGGTCTGATATCAAAGATCTGAAGTGGAAAAGTAAAGAAGTTACACAATGTAATAAATCATGAAATACAGGacgaccttttttttttattacaattacaatttattattaggtataaaaacaaaatttaaaaaaatgtacaaggtAAAAAAATTCCTATAAAATCTTGACATATAAAACAAGTACGGACCACCTGGTTGCAGATGTGATTTGTCTTCAGCCGGTccaggtgtggggtatatatacGATGCACAGAACACTCCCAGGAGGCAGAGTTCATAGAGAAAAAGTGCGTATGGGAAGCctcacactaaggctacattcacacaatgtatgcccatagtacggcgggcatacatcggcgcaggggagagcaccgctcacccccggccctctccatagagtaacataggaCCTGGCGCCGTATTCTGtctaaagataggacatgtcctatatttctacaAGCTACGGAACCGTGCCGCACCATACCCCTCCCATACGGAGCCATGAGGCCATtgcggtgtatgggggacgtatataccctgtatatacgtctcccatatgttagtgtgaatgtagcccaaggaTGATGCCATATATATAccattagagggggtgggatggtgATAACACGCGAGAACAAGACTATGGGTCTCTGCTGATGTTGAATTTGTATCAGTTCTTTGACCCTCCAACACATATTCGGGGTTGCTACATTACAGTTCTAGCATTCCACCCCAAATCGATCAAAGTTTCTGAGTATAACGGTCAGTTCCACATGCACCTGCCCCATGGCTGTGGTCTGCAGTCGATACCGGTCAGCTCCTCCGTATATAAGGTTCGGTGACTTCAGCTGTGGTCCGCCCCCTACAAACATTTGAGATATCTGTTCCTGCCAGGTCCCCAGGGGTCTCCATGTAGGGCTCAGTAACGTGTGAGTTCCTGGAGTAGAAGGAATGTGCAGGAAGCTGTAACCGTACAGCTCGTTCCGACCGAAAGAGTCTTGATGCCAAACCTGAAGATGAAGCTTAGGCCAACCTGGGGGAGGTGAGGCGGACGTGGTTTAATACGGAAGTGGTCTAACGTACGGCACAAGCAGAGCTGCCGTGCAAAGCATGGAGGATCAACACAGAAGAAGAGCCTACAGCGAAGCAAATAGGCTCCATCTAATAGCGCCTGGCGCCGACTTACCTTGCAGGCCTTTGGTAGCAAAGTGTATGTCAATGGGGTGTGACCAGAAAGCCATTTCTTCATTCTGAGGGTTGTCTACCTGTGTCTGACCCTCCACAGTCCCCGAAAGCAACTTCCATGCTCCCcctacattaataaaaaaaataaaaagtttctgCAACATGAAATGTAATAAAGGATCAGCCGCTAAAAACTAATATTTATATTCTACAATCTCCAGCCAAAGTAAGAGCCCAACAGCCACTATTATCAGCCGCTTGCACTCTCACAGGTCTCCTCCGGGAGTCACAGCTCCGACTACCATCCTGATCTAGTGGTAGGACATCCTCTAGCTGTGGACTCTTCCTTGTCACAGTCCTGTGGGAGGAGTCTGTGGCTTTTCTATAGTACGTGACTGGTTCTCCAGGATGATGCAGAACCTGGCAGCCCATTCATTCAGGCCTATTCAGCTCTTTTACAAATGTGAAATGTATCCCCTTGCGGCAGCTCTTCCCTGGAAATCATTGTCCTGATCCTGCTGTTATCCTATCCGGACAGAGGGGCCGCAACCCGAGGAGCGCCCAGGGGGGCCGCAACCCGAGGAGCGCCCAGGGGGGCCGCGACCCGAGGAGCGCCCAGGGGGGCCGCGACCCGAGGAGCGCCCAGGGGGGCCGCGACCCGAGGAGCGCCCAGGGGGGCCGCGACCCGAGGAGCGCCCAGGGGGGCCGCGACCCGAGGAGCGCCCAGGGGGGCCGCGACCCGAGGAGCGGCCAGGGGGGCCGCGACCCGAGGAGCGGCCAGGGGGGCCGCGACCCGAGGAGCGCCCAGGGGGGCCGCAACCCGAGGAGCGCCCAGGGAGGCCGCAACCCGAGGAGCGCCCAGGGAGGCCGCAACCCGAGGAGCGCCCAGGGAGGCCGCAGCCCGAGGAGCGCCCAGGGAGGCCGCAGCCCGAGGAGCGCCCAGGGAGGCCGCAACCCGAGGTCGCTAGCAATTCATCACTGGGCATCAGTAAAAACACAAAATTCTGATTATTATTTGCAGAGCCCCCTACCTGTGTGCACCCCCCATTTACAGAACAGGCTGTGCTGTGGGAAGCCGCTGGCACCGATGATCTGTCCAATGACGTGGACCTCCGCCATCTCTGATGAGAAAAGACAATCCTGTGAGTATATGAACAATCATTCCTGCACTACAGCCGAGTTCTCAGACCCCACATCCTTATTTTATGTTTCAACCCCTCAGTGTTCTGTCCATGAATCAGGAAAGTTTTAGGAACCTGATCGTGAAAAATTTTATCAAATTACCAGGATCCTAAAAATGTCTTATTACAAGACCCAAAGACATCATAAGTTTTAACAAACGATCCATAAGGTGTTAACTTCAAGAATCAAAGTCTAACCACATGACCACCAGGACCAAATCCAAGAAAAGACACACATAAATCTCACCACGTGGTCCACAACCCACAAAAGTATCAACAATTGGGTTCAAACAAACAAAAGGTGAAATGGGACAAAGGTCTCGCCATAACCTCCCAGCGACCCTATAAGTCTCACCACACGTCCCAGATCTGCAAAAGCCTCATCACTATGGATGAAAAGTTCCCTCATCACTGCCCCACATTAAATGCCCCCAGCATCGTCATTTTAGGGATTTCTGCCACCCCCCCTCTTACTGGTATCTAAGTGGCATTAATACAAATGCCCCTGGTGGCTTTGGCGAcaccatttaaagagttaatacctGTGACACAACTGATCGTGGCAGGGGGGTAAACAACAAACCCagacctctagcttcacaggctgttacactgtgctggagcagTTCCCCCACCCAATGTGTGAGATTAGATCAGGcagaggtggggggagggggtgtagcagCCTGTGGagctgcaacacagaggggctctgggaaccaccccaggagcaggtcagactcattagcataattataaaagttgatgttagaaggaaggaggccaaggataacagatataagaagataccacagtcccggtgcctggatctatgaggaatgtagGCCCCAATGTGACCCCAAAATTGCACAAGACTTTAGGCAAGAACTAAATATCTCTAATATCTCTCCAACTGAcccaaaaatgcattaaaaaatctTCTGAAACCCCCAATGTTACAAAACTCTGACCTGTGGCCGCCTGTGTCCTAAATCTGGACCCCAAAAGAGTCTTGTCACGTGACCAACATCTCACCAATCTCTCCAAAATccataaaatgcgaccaaaaattCTCGGCACGTGACTCCACTATCACCCCAAGGTGACTGCACCCCAGAAATACCAAAACAGGGCGCCTTCTAGTGCACCCTACAGCAGAGCTCTCCCTCCCTCGCTATTGATAGTGTCGCCTATGATTCCCGCCGCTTCCCCCTGACAGACAAGTGACGTCACCTACACCCCCGTTCACACTGTGCGGATATCAGACCCTTCGTTATGTAGATCCCGGCGGATTCTGGCTGTTGCTAAGCAACAAGAGAAGTTGCCCGTTCCTTAACGGGAAGTGACGTCATATCCAGGAAGAGTTTGACGGAAGCGGGAACATAACTGGCGCCGAGCCGCGCGCGGCCATGATGGATGAGGGCAGGTTTGAATAATCTTTATTGCTACGAACAGGATTGATGAATATGAACAAACAGATACTGGGTCATAGTGAAGAGGTTTATGAGGTCCTAAAGACCCCTGACATTTTTATCAGTGTCTCTCCTGTGTAACTTCCACATTGTGGGATTTCAAAAGAGCTTCACTTCAGCGGTACGCAGCTTATTTGCCAACTTTACAGAGAGTCCAAAGACCCCAAAAGTTTATAAGAGTCCCAGGACATAGCAAGAGCGTTAGCTAGTCTGACACTAAAgcagcgttcacacgttgcatccggattgcgtttcaaaacggaACGGGGAGGGGCTCAGCACAATGTGTTTCCACAGATAGCGAGCACCCAGTGCATTGTTTACATGACAAATACCGGGAGCTCGTTACCGATTGCAAGCATTTACACTCTGTAACGTACCGTAACACATCCGCAATCTGCCCGAGCCCCTCCCCgcagcctttggattgtgtttcaaaactcgATTCAAGCGCTGTGTATCACATATTTACATTCCTTCAATTGCATGTTGTTGTTTTTAAAACAATACCAATGTACAGATGATTTCCCACAAATGTTGTTGTCCCTTACAAATAAGATTTTTGTCCTTGGAGACGACCACCTTCACACTGTAGCAGCGGTAGCCAGACATCGAGTTGGGCCCAGTCACTTGCATTAACGTTCATTACCACCAGACGGAAATGTGGAACAATAAAATACTAGGCTGCCTGAGGTCGCTCGGGTGAAGTAGCCTAAACGCCCCagaataatttgcataatttttataactctatattttttttcacaattgtgggatatacagtaataataaaagaagtcctgaggaacaagGTTTCtgaggaacttcttattaggacacatctaccatcactaaacaGTTATTATCTGGTGGTAGGTGGCTAGTTACATGCGTGGTGCCAATGGGAATCCATAGCCTGCCCAGATCTTCTGGGCAGCATCACTAATCTTACTGCGAGCTCCTGATCAGAGACCAACACAGGAGCAGCTGTCCGGGGCACAATGAGTGCTGCGCGAAGTGCTACTTACTTCATGCACGTTGCGGTGTTGTTCCTGTATTGTATTCCGCAGCCTATTACAGGGGTAGTAGTGCGACGCACATTAAGTACATAGCACGTCGCAAACCACTCATTGTACCCTGGAAGTCCCCCTTATTGTGCCCCGACACAGacgtaatggggcacatttacttacccgtcccgtcgcgatccccgctgtgcgttgtccgacaaggattcgggtctgcctcgattcactaagatcgtgcgcccgatatcctgcatgtgtcgcttccccgctcaggtccccggagttcaccttcttctccctggtgcatgtaagtgcattgtccgtgtataatgcgctgtgcggggagtcactaagatcctgcgcctgatatcctgcatgtgtttcttccccgctcaggtccccggagttcaccgttttcttcctggtgcatgtaagtgcattgtccgtgtataatgcgctgtgcggggagtcactaagatcctgcgcctgatatcctgcatgtgtttcttccccgctcaggtccccggagttcaccttcttcttcctggtgcatgtaagtgcattgtccgtgtataatgcgctgtgcggggaatcactaagatcgtgcgcccgatatcctgcatgtgtcgcttcccctttcaggtccccggagttcaccttcttcttcctggtgcatgtaagtgcattgtccgtgtataatgcgctgtgcggggagtcactaagatcgtgcgcccgatatcctgcatgtgtcgcttccccgctcaggtccccggagttcaccttcttcttcctggtgcatgtaagtgcatt is drawn from Engystomops pustulosus chromosome 9, aEngPut4.maternal, whole genome shotgun sequence and contains these coding sequences:
- the B9D2 gene encoding B9 domain-containing protein 2 — translated: MDFGEIEMAEVHVIGQIIGASGFPQHSLFCKWGVHTGGAWKLLSGTVEGQTQVDNPQNEEMAFWSHPIDIHFATKGLQGWPKLHLQVWHQDSFGRNELYGYSFLHIPSTPGTHTLLSPTWRPLGTWQEQISQMFVGGGPQLKSPNLIYGGADRYRLQTTAMGQVHVELTVILRNFDRFGVEC